In Bacillus weihaiensis, the genomic stretch AATGCGTATGTTGCTCTATTACCAGCTGCTTTGTTAGGAGCAATCCTACCTATATGTGAGTGTGCAATTGTTCCAATTGTAAGGAGATTGATTAAAAAAGGAATGCCACTACATGTTGGGGTTGTCTTTTTGGTAGGGGCACCCATACTAAATCCTGTTGTATTTGCCTCGACGTACTATGCTTTTGGATCTCAGTCCGTTATAACCTACTCAAGGATGGGATTTGCGTTTGTCCTTTCAATTCTCATTGGTCTTATTGTTTATCTTATCTTTAAACAATCCGAGCAATTAAAATGGAATAAAGATGACCTTATGAATAGTAGAGAAAACAATGATAACGAAAGAGTGGGAAAATGGAAGGCAACCTTGTTTCATGCGAGTGACGAGTTTTTTGAAATGGGAAAATTCCTCATCCTTGGGGCTTTAATTGCTAGTCTGTTCCAAACATTTCTTGATAGAACCTTATTAACCGAAATAGGTTCAAATGAATTTTTAGCGCCTGCCGTTATGATGGGATTTGGGTATATATTGTCGCTGTGCTCAGAAGCGGATGCGTTTGTTGCTGCTTCATTTGGACAAACCTTTACAACGGGTTCACTGCTAGCCTTTTTAGTTTATGGACCGATGCTAGATTTAAAAAACACAATCATGCTTTTCGCCTTTTTTAAATCGAGATTTGTCCTTGTCTTTATGATCATTGTCACGGTGGTTGTTTATATAAGTATTCTTCTCTTCCAAGGGATGTTGTAATCGAGTAATGGTCAAGTGGCAATCGAAAGCTTACAATCTATAAATTAGGCTGTTTTTGTAAACTTTGATGCTTTAACTCATAGGAAGAAAACAGCCTGTATAAAGACTAGTGGCATCTTCTCTTCTTATAATAGAACTTTTTTACAATTAATACTTTGTTACTAATTCATTTTTAGGTTAGCAACAATCTTTCAGAAAAGAGCCATTCATTAAAAGGAGGTTGTATCATGGAGGACCAGCTAAATAAAACGAAATTCCATATTTATATAAGGGGAATTATTTTAATAGGTTTTACTTTACTTATGGTTAAGTTAGTCATTACAGGAAAGCTAGACCATTTCATTGCGCCTAAAATGGTTCCTTTCATCTATTTTTCAATTATTGTTTTTTTATTTTTAGGTGTTATGCAAATTTGGAGAAGTGGGTCGAAAAAGATTGCGGAGATTTACTGTGATTGTGGAGGAGATCACGGAGAATCAGCATCATTCATCCGCTCGTTTTTTGTCTACTCTCTTTTTATTCTTCCAATTATTACGGGGTTTTTATTTCCGGACTTCGTATTAGATAGTGCGGTTGCCGCAAAAAGAGGATTCAAACCAGCTGCAGCAGAGAAAGTGAAAGAGAATGAAGATATAAGCAAGGCTGAAGCTTATTTGAATGACCCAGAAGCATATATGAATGAGTTAGATGAATCGACTGGAGACCAAATTGCTCAATCAGAAAATGCTCCAGATATTCCTTTAGAACATCCAGAAGGGTTTGAAATCCAGGCGCCACCGGAGGAATTTTATTCACAGCTAGAAAGCGAAATGTTAAGTATGGATACCATCGAATTTACAGATGAAAACTATATTGCCATGACGACAATTCTTGATCGAAGTCCTGAGAAATTTAAAGGGAAAAAAGTCGAAATGACTGGTTTTGTTTTTAGAGAAGCTGATTTTACTGAGGAGCAATTTGTGCTAGCTCGTTTTGGTTTATCTTGCTGTGTTGCGGATGCATCTGTTTTTGGAACTCTAGCCTCACTAGAAGATGCCAAGAGCTATGGGGATGATCAATGGGTAAAAATTCAAGGGACTGTAACGGTTGTGAAGTATCAAGAATGGGTCTTGCCTAATATTGAAGTGACAAAGATAGAACGAGTAGAAGTTCCTGATTCTCCATACGTGTACGAGGAATATTAGGAAGGAAACAAACGATTATCGTATGACACGTTGTTCCTTCTTAATATGTTGTGGTGGAAGAACAAGTGCGTTCCATTCCGCTGCATCCACTTGCTTTCCGCGGGGGTAATGTACTGCTTTTCCCTAGGGAGGAAGCTTTATCCTCCTCGGCTACGCCTGTGGGGTTCCACCCTTTCCTCTACCTCCCGCCGGAGTCAAGTGTCTTTTCGCTCCATTACACTAGCGAGTAACAATCGGATGCATAAACAGTACATGTAGTGACAAAGAATAAAACCCGAACGATATAGGAGATTTTCATTGAAAAATCACCTGATCGTTCGGGTTTCTTATTAACTAAAAACACTTATGTCCTAGCCTCTATTTTCATAGTATAAAAAATTATGTACGTACCTTCAGGCTTAAACGGCTTTTGGTTGTCACTAGCATTAATAGTCTATTCATGTATGATCCTTATTGGTTTCCTTCTCAGATGACGATTCAGGATCTTTTTTTATAGGATCGACAGTATGTTTATATTGATAGGCTTTGCTTGTTGTCATGACACTTAATAATAAAACAATAAGAACAATGATGATTGATATAATAAGTACAATTTTCAATCTTTACCCTCCTACCTTTACTATTCTCCTATTCATTTTACCATGAAGGAATTTCACATCTCTATCTAACACGAAAAAACAAGATGTTTTTCATTCATCTATCTGATAAAAACCCCTGTTTTGTAGAATACTATTTAGGGTAAATAATAAATAGAAGATAAAGGAGGAATTCATCATGTCAGAAAAATTAATTGCCACAGTTAATAAGCAGGTTGCGAATTGGACGGTTTTATATGTGAAATTACATAACTATCATTGGTTTGTAAAAGGGGAGAACTTCTTTACGCTTCATGAGAAATTTGAGGAATTTTATAATGAAGCAGGTGTTCATATTGATGAACTAGCAGAACGATTATTAGCTCTTGAAGGGAAGCCCGTTGCAACAATGCGCGAATGCTTAGAGCTTACTTCTATTAAAGAGGCGGATGGTAATGAATCGGCTGAACAAATGGTGAAAAGTATTTATAACGACTATAGCCTATTGGTAGATGAACTAAAAGAAGGAATGGACCTTGCTGCAGAAGTCGGTGATGAAACAACAGGAGATATGTTGCTAGCGATTCATCAAGGCTTAGAAAAACATAATTGGATGTTAAAATCATTTTTAGGAAAATAATTTTTCTTAGAAAATAAAGCGTGAATTCTTCTGGTGAATTCACGCTTTATTTAGTTGGAAACATATTTTCCCTATCATTTTAAGTGCTAAAGCGACAAAGGAACGGTCTAGATAAATAGAGTTTTTTGTGCAATTTCTTGATAAGAGCTTTACTCGAACTCCTTTTGAGCTATTTTTTCTGTCACCTTATTTGTTAAAAAAGGAGTAACGATAGCTTGTAATTCTTCTGGTGATAATTCCTTTAACCATTCAACAAGCTCTTGTTTATTTGTATTTTGTACAATCGAATGAACATAAGCGAAAACATCCTCTTCATCTGCTCGAAAGCGACTCGCATCATCCATGAGTAAATTGGTAAGCTCCACAGTGTTTCCTCCTAACCACAATCATCTCGCTTAGTTTCTTTAGCCATTATTAATATC encodes the following:
- the ytzI gene encoding YtzI protein; this encodes MKIVLIISIIIVLIVLLLSVMTTSKAYQYKHTVDPIKKDPESSSEKETNKDHT
- a CDS encoding permease yields the protein MSRVIKPFFREIVGLGLLGLFFYLFFLVDLQEKSIELPTQLLTVNTMFLSILLEAIPFIILGVFVSALIQTFVSEEFVQRVLPKNAYVALLPAALLGAILPICECAIVPIVRRLIKKGMPLHVGVVFLVGAPILNPVVFASTYYAFGSQSVITYSRMGFAFVLSILIGLIVYLIFKQSEQLKWNKDDLMNSRENNDNERVGKWKATLFHASDEFFEMGKFLILGALIASLFQTFLDRTLLTEIGSNEFLAPAVMMGFGYILSLCSEADAFVAASFGQTFTTGSLLAFLVYGPMLDLKNTIMLFAFFKSRFVLVFMIIVTVVVYISILLFQGML
- a CDS encoding Dps family protein, whose translation is MSEKLIATVNKQVANWTVLYVKLHNYHWFVKGENFFTLHEKFEEFYNEAGVHIDELAERLLALEGKPVATMRECLELTSIKEADGNESAEQMVKSIYNDYSLLVDELKEGMDLAAEVGDETTGDMLLAIHQGLEKHNWMLKSFLGK
- a CDS encoding TIGR03943 family putative permease subunit → MEDQLNKTKFHIYIRGIILIGFTLLMVKLVITGKLDHFIAPKMVPFIYFSIIVFLFLGVMQIWRSGSKKIAEIYCDCGGDHGESASFIRSFFVYSLFILPIITGFLFPDFVLDSAVAAKRGFKPAAAEKVKENEDISKAEAYLNDPEAYMNELDESTGDQIAQSENAPDIPLEHPEGFEIQAPPEEFYSQLESEMLSMDTIEFTDENYIAMTTILDRSPEKFKGKKVEMTGFVFREADFTEEQFVLARFGLSCCVADASVFGTLASLEDAKSYGDDQWVKIQGTVTVVKYQEWVLPNIEVTKIERVEVPDSPYVYEEY